A genome region from Phocoena sinus isolate mPhoSin1 chromosome 16, mPhoSin1.pri, whole genome shotgun sequence includes the following:
- the OAT gene encoding ornithine aminotransferase, mitochondrial isoform X1, which yields MFSKLARLQTVAVLRGFHSSVASATSVATKKTVQGPPSSDYIFERESKYGAHNYHPLPVALERGKGIYVWDLEGRKYFDFLSAYSAVNQGHCHPKIVNALKSQADKLTLTSRAFYNNVLGEYEEYVTKLFNYHKVLPMNTGVEAGETACKLARRWGYTVKGIPKYKAKIVFAAGNFWGRTLSAISSSTDPTSYDGFGPFMPGFEIIPYNDLPALERALQDPNVAAFMVEPIQGEAGVVVPDPGYLVGVRELCTQHQVLFIADEIQTGLARTGRWLAIDHENVRPDMVLLGKALSGGLYPVSAVLCDDEIMLTIKPGEHGSTYGGNPLGCRVAIAALEVLEEENLAENAEKMGIILRNELMKLPSDIVTAVRGKGLLNAIVIRETKDYDAWKVCLRLRDNGLLAKPTHGDIIRFAPPLVIKEDEILEAVEIINKTILSF from the exons ATGTTTTCCAAACTAGCACGTTTGCAGACTGTTGCTGTCCTTCGTGGATTTCATTCTTCAGTGGCTTCTGCTACATCTGTTGCAACTAAAAAAACAGTCCAAGGCCCTCCATCCTCTGATTACATTTTTGAACGGGAATCTAAATATGGTGCCCACAACTACCACCCTTTACCTGTAGCCCTGGAGAGAGGGAAAG gTATTTATGTATGGGATTTAGaaggcagaaaatattttgactttCTGAGTGCCTACAGTGCTGTCAACCAAGGGCATTGTCATCCAAAGATTGTGAATGCTTTGAAAAGTCAGGCGGACAAATTGACCTTAACATCCAGGGCCTTCTACAATAACGTGCTCGGTGAATACGAAGAGTATGTTACTAAACTTTTCAACTACCACAAAGTTCTTCCTATGAATACAG GAGTGGAGGCTGGAGAGACTGCTTGCAAACTTGCTCGTAGATGGGGATATACCGTGAAGGGGATCCCGAAATACAAAGCAAAGATTGTTTTTGCAG cTGGAAACTTTTGGGGTAGAACATTGTCTGCTATCTCCAGTTCCACAGACCCAACCAGTTACGATGGTTTTGGACCATTTATGCCGGGTTTCGAAATCATTCCATATAACGATCTGCCTGCTCTTGAG CGTGCACTTCAGGACCCAAACGTTGCCGCGTTCATGGTGGAACCAATTCAGGGTGAAGCAGGCGTTGTTGTTCCAGACCCAGGCTACCTTGTGGGCGTGCGAGAGCTCTGCACCCAGCACCAG GTTCTGTTTATTGCTGATGAAATACAGACAGGATTGGCCAGAACTGGTAGATGGCTGGCTATTGATCACGAAAATGTCAGACCTGATATGGTCCTGTTAGGAAAGGCACTTTCTGGTGGTTTATACCCT GTATCCGCAGTGTTGTGTGACGATGAAATAATGCTGACCATTAAACCAGGGGAACATGGTTCAACGTATGGTGGCAATCCACTAGGCTGCCGAGTGGCCATCGCGGCCCTGGAG GTTTTGGAAGAAGAAAACCTTGCTGAAAATGCAGAGAAGATGGGTATCATCTTGAGAAATGAGCTCATGAAGCTACCTTCTGATATTGTAACGGCTGTAAGAGGAAAAGGATTATTAAATGCTATTGTTATTAGAGAAACCAAAG ATTATGATGCTTGGAAGGTGTGCCTGCGACTTCGAGATAATGGACTTCTGGCCAAGCCAACCCACGGCGACATCATCAGGTTTGCACCTCCACTTGTGATCAAGGAGGATGAGATTCTGGAGGCCGTGGAAATCATTAACAAGACCATCTTGTCTTTCTGA
- the OAT gene encoding ornithine aminotransferase, mitochondrial isoform X2, translating into MNTGVEAGETACKLARRWGYTVKGIPKYKAKIVFAAGNFWGRTLSAISSSTDPTSYDGFGPFMPGFEIIPYNDLPALERALQDPNVAAFMVEPIQGEAGVVVPDPGYLVGVRELCTQHQVLFIADEIQTGLARTGRWLAIDHENVRPDMVLLGKALSGGLYPVSAVLCDDEIMLTIKPGEHGSTYGGNPLGCRVAIAALEVLEEENLAENAEKMGIILRNELMKLPSDIVTAVRGKGLLNAIVIRETKDYDAWKVCLRLRDNGLLAKPTHGDIIRFAPPLVIKEDEILEAVEIINKTILSF; encoded by the exons ATGAATACAG GAGTGGAGGCTGGAGAGACTGCTTGCAAACTTGCTCGTAGATGGGGATATACCGTGAAGGGGATCCCGAAATACAAAGCAAAGATTGTTTTTGCAG cTGGAAACTTTTGGGGTAGAACATTGTCTGCTATCTCCAGTTCCACAGACCCAACCAGTTACGATGGTTTTGGACCATTTATGCCGGGTTTCGAAATCATTCCATATAACGATCTGCCTGCTCTTGAG CGTGCACTTCAGGACCCAAACGTTGCCGCGTTCATGGTGGAACCAATTCAGGGTGAAGCAGGCGTTGTTGTTCCAGACCCAGGCTACCTTGTGGGCGTGCGAGAGCTCTGCACCCAGCACCAG GTTCTGTTTATTGCTGATGAAATACAGACAGGATTGGCCAGAACTGGTAGATGGCTGGCTATTGATCACGAAAATGTCAGACCTGATATGGTCCTGTTAGGAAAGGCACTTTCTGGTGGTTTATACCCT GTATCCGCAGTGTTGTGTGACGATGAAATAATGCTGACCATTAAACCAGGGGAACATGGTTCAACGTATGGTGGCAATCCACTAGGCTGCCGAGTGGCCATCGCGGCCCTGGAG GTTTTGGAAGAAGAAAACCTTGCTGAAAATGCAGAGAAGATGGGTATCATCTTGAGAAATGAGCTCATGAAGCTACCTTCTGATATTGTAACGGCTGTAAGAGGAAAAGGATTATTAAATGCTATTGTTATTAGAGAAACCAAAG ATTATGATGCTTGGAAGGTGTGCCTGCGACTTCGAGATAATGGACTTCTGGCCAAGCCAACCCACGGCGACATCATCAGGTTTGCACCTCCACTTGTGATCAAGGAGGATGAGATTCTGGAGGCCGTGGAAATCATTAACAAGACCATCTTGTCTTTCTGA